A region from the Gossypium hirsutum isolate 1008001.06 chromosome A08, Gossypium_hirsutum_v2.1, whole genome shotgun sequence genome encodes:
- the LOC107929420 gene encoding bifunctional pinoresinol-lariciresinol reductase 2 gives MAMKSKVLIVGGTGYLGKRLVKASLAQGHETYVLHREEIGVDIEKVQMLLSFKQQGAHLVTGSLNDHQSLVKVVKLIDVVICAISGVHIRSHQILLQLKLVDAIKEAGNVKRFLPSEFGTDPARMENAMEPGRVTFDDKMVVRSAIEEAGIPFTYISANCFAGYFLGGLCQPGFILPSREQVRLLGDGNQKAIYVDEDDIATYSIKTIDDPRTLNKTVYIRPPQNILSQREVVQIWEKLIGKELLKSFISEQEFLAIMKEQDYAEQVGLTHYYHVCYEGCLANFEIGDGAEEASKLYPEVKYTTVEEYMTRYL, from the exons ATGGCAATGAAAAGCAAAGTGCTCATCGTTGGGGGAACCGGCTACTTGGGGAAGAGGCTAGTTAAGGCAAGTTTAGCACAAGGCCACGAAACTTACGTGCTGCACAGGGAGGAGATAGGTGTGGATATTGAGAAGGTGCAAATGCTGCTATCGTTTAAGCAGCAAGGGGCTCACCTTGTGACTGGTTCGTTGAACGACCACCAAAGCCtcgtgaaagtggtgaaattaaTAGACGTGGTTATTTGTGCAATATCCGGTGTTCATATCCGTAGCCACCAAATACTGCTTCAACTCAAGCTTGTTGATGCCATCAAGGAGGCTGGGAATGTTAAG AGATTCCTGCCATCGGAATTTGGAACTGATCCTGCAAGGATGGAGAATGCAATGGAACCTGGAAGGGTTACATTTGACGACAAAATGGTGGTGAGAAGTGCAATTGAAGAAGCCGGAATTCCTTTCACATATATCTCTGCAAATTGCTTTGCTGGTTACTTCCTTGGTGGGCTGTGCCAACCAGGTTTTATCCTTCCTTCAAGGGAACAAGTTCGTTTGCTTGGAGATGGCAATCAAAAGG CAATTTATGTTGATGAAGATGATATAGCAACGTATAGCATCAAAACAATAGACGACCCTCGAACCCTAAACAAAACAGTGTATATAAGGCCACCCCAAAACATACTATCTCAAAGGGAAGTGGTCCAAATATGGGAGAAACTCATCGGGAAAGAGCTGCTCAAGTCTTTCATTTCAGAACAAGAGTTTCTAGCAATTATGAAAG AACAAGATTATGCAGAGCAAGTTGGATTAACACATTACTATCACGTGTGCTATGAGGGATGCCTTGCCAATTTTGAAATAGGTGATGGAGCCGAAGAAGCCTCCAAGCTTTACCCTGAAGTCAAGTACACAACGGTTGAGGAGTATATGACCCGTTATTTATAA